From Cellulosimicrobium cellulans, the proteins below share one genomic window:
- a CDS encoding LLM class flavin-dependent oxidoreductase: MRFQVLDIVFNPPHPVTGEAVAPSDRLNRVVETAVLAEELGFDSFAVGERHAGEVLSSAPTVILGAVAARTSRILLSTGVTVLSLLDPIRVAEDLATVDQLSRGRLEIVIGKGNEVLQYPLLGLDIDKQYEYLQENYELLRLLLSEEDVSWTGRHRHALEHATTLPRPFAGPFRIWHGSATSRFAVELAARYGDPIVSANALQPRENYQVLIDRYREQYAEHGHDPAYGFVGSGSGGLFLADTTEEAIEQYRPIYEGQVAAAARRGYGPDAVGKAPSFRTVEDAVERGPALVGSPERVAEKILDYHASYGHDLQSVSVNHLIPATQQEDVLRRFAEEVVPVVRAEVKTDLWGPADARRAAGFTAS, encoded by the coding sequence GTGCGGTTCCAGGTACTCGACATCGTGTTCAACCCGCCCCATCCGGTGACCGGGGAGGCGGTCGCGCCGTCCGACCGGTTGAACCGGGTCGTGGAGACGGCGGTGCTGGCGGAGGAGCTCGGGTTCGACTCGTTCGCGGTGGGGGAGCGGCACGCGGGGGAGGTGCTGTCGTCGGCACCGACGGTGATCCTCGGGGCGGTCGCGGCGCGGACGTCGCGGATCCTCCTGAGCACCGGCGTGACGGTGCTGTCGCTGCTCGACCCGATCCGCGTCGCCGAGGACCTCGCGACGGTGGACCAGCTCAGCCGCGGGCGGCTGGAGATCGTCATCGGCAAGGGCAACGAGGTGCTCCAGTACCCGCTGCTGGGGCTGGACATCGACAAGCAGTACGAGTACCTCCAGGAGAACTACGAGCTCCTGCGGCTGCTGCTGTCCGAGGAGGACGTGAGCTGGACCGGGCGGCACCGGCACGCGCTGGAGCACGCGACGACGCTGCCGCGTCCGTTCGCGGGGCCGTTCCGCATCTGGCACGGGTCGGCGACGTCGCGCTTCGCGGTGGAGCTCGCGGCGCGGTACGGGGACCCGATCGTGAGCGCCAACGCGCTCCAGCCGCGCGAGAACTACCAGGTGCTCATCGACCGCTACCGCGAGCAGTACGCGGAACACGGGCACGACCCGGCGTACGGGTTCGTCGGGTCGGGCTCGGGCGGGCTGTTCCTCGCCGACACGACGGAGGAGGCGATCGAGCAGTACCGCCCGATCTACGAGGGCCAGGTCGCGGCCGCGGCACGCCGCGGCTACGGGCCCGACGCCGTCGGGAAGGCGCCGAGCTTCCGGACGGTCGAGGACGCCGTCGAGCGCGGCCCGGCGCTGGTGGGCTCGCCGGAGCGCGTGGCGGAGAAGATCCTCGACTACCACGCCTCCTACGGGCACGACCTCCAGTCCGTCTCGGTGAACCACCTGATCCCCGCCACGCAGCAGGAGGACGTCCTGCGCCGGTTCGCGGAGGAGGTGGTCCCCGTCGTGAGGGCCGAGGTGAAGACCGACCTGTGGGGCCCGGCCGACGCCCGCCGTGCGGCGGGCTTCACCGCTTCCTGA
- a CDS encoding LLM class flavin-dependent oxidoreductase yields MPVEFLGIATTNDASETTERTTAAFDPAYLERIVRAHEDNGWTRVLFAYGSSGPEPAALAAYTAARLQSIELLLAHRPNVSYPTYAAKTFATLDQLSGGRLSVHFITGGNDHEQGREGDTLTKDERYARTHEYIQIVKQAWASAEPFDHHGPFYDFDDFVLDAKPFEGRTPTISFGGSSDAAFRVGAAEADIYAVWGEPLDRTAEQIARVHAEAAAAGRATPPRIHAAFRPIVAPTEELAWEKAHRVLDRIEARKAAAGGQLSRRHPIDKPENAGSQRLLEIAAQGERFDTALWTATAKATGGAGNSNALVGTPEQVAEALLAYYDLGVRVISARGYDLLDDAIDFGRYVIPIVREEVAKRDAATAEAAAA; encoded by the coding sequence ATGCCCGTCGAGTTCCTCGGCATCGCCACGACCAACGACGCCTCGGAGACCACCGAGCGCACGACCGCCGCGTTCGACCCCGCCTACCTCGAACGCATCGTCCGCGCGCACGAGGACAACGGCTGGACGCGCGTCCTCTTCGCCTACGGCTCCTCCGGTCCCGAGCCGGCCGCCCTCGCCGCGTACACCGCGGCACGCCTGCAGTCGATCGAGCTGCTGCTCGCGCACCGCCCCAACGTGTCCTACCCGACCTACGCCGCCAAGACGTTCGCCACGCTCGACCAGCTCTCCGGCGGGCGCCTGTCCGTCCACTTCATCACGGGCGGCAACGACCACGAGCAGGGCCGTGAGGGTGACACGCTCACCAAGGACGAGCGGTACGCGCGCACCCACGAGTACATCCAGATCGTCAAGCAGGCCTGGGCGAGCGCCGAGCCGTTCGACCACCACGGCCCGTTCTACGACTTCGACGACTTCGTCCTCGACGCCAAGCCGTTCGAGGGACGCACCCCGACCATCTCGTTCGGCGGGTCGTCCGACGCCGCGTTCCGCGTCGGCGCGGCCGAGGCCGACATCTACGCCGTCTGGGGCGAGCCCCTCGACCGCACCGCCGAGCAGATCGCGCGCGTGCACGCCGAGGCCGCCGCCGCGGGCCGCGCGACGCCGCCCCGCATCCACGCCGCGTTCCGGCCGATCGTCGCGCCGACCGAGGAGCTCGCCTGGGAGAAGGCGCACCGCGTCCTCGACCGGATCGAGGCGCGCAAGGCCGCCGCGGGCGGGCAGCTCAGCCGTCGGCACCCGATCGACAAGCCCGAGAACGCCGGGTCGCAGCGACTCCTCGAGATCGCCGCCCAGGGCGAGCGCTTCGACACCGCCCTGTGGACCGCGACGGCCAAGGCCACCGGCGGCGCCGGCAACTCCAACGCGCTCGTCGGCACGCCCGAGCAGGTCGCCGAGGCCCTCCTCGCGTACTACGACCTCGGCGTCCGCGTCATCTCCGCCCGCGGCTACGACCTGCTCGACGACGCGATCGACTTCGGCCGCTACGTCATCCCGATCGTCCGCGAGGAGGTCGCGAAGCGCGACGCCGCGACCGCGGAGGCCGCAGCGGCCTGA
- a CDS encoding ABC transporter substrate-binding protein, whose amino-acid sequence MIPTPHRRRSLTVAAAAAATGLLLSACAGGGSGASDGDGSPSPSGEPVAGGDLTFAITVDSHCIDPQQVGNNDAIAAARQTVASLTAQDPESGEILPWLAESWEVNDDASSYTFHLRDDATYADGTPIDAESVKTNFDAIVALGATASLGSQYLVGYEGTTVTDPQTLTVDFAAPSAQFLQATSTFSLGLLAPSSADLSVEDRCAGKFVGSGPFSVKSYTQDQEIVLEKVAGYAWGSEANDHQGEAYLDTVTFKVIPEASVRSGSLVSGQIDATAAISTVDLPQFDGNGFWLEYRANPGVVFNLFPNESSPLAGDEAVRTAILKGIDREQIADTVLSEQDEPATSVLSHSTPLYESVADELAYDPEGAKKILDDAGWVEGADGVREKDGQKLSTTVTFWQVPEPLELVQQQLAQIGVDLQLQHVTVAESQAIKESGDFDFDYYNLTRSDPDVLRTIFSANARNINQRDAEEVDDLLDASAAATDPAERQELVTEASRLLVQKGHAIPVYELSTTIAAADTVHGLTFEASSRLDFYDAWVTQG is encoded by the coding sequence ATGATCCCCACACCTCACCGACGCCGGTCCCTGACCGTCGCCGCGGCGGCCGCCGCGACGGGCCTCCTGCTCAGCGCGTGCGCGGGCGGCGGCTCCGGCGCGTCCGACGGCGACGGGTCGCCGAGCCCGTCCGGCGAGCCCGTGGCGGGCGGCGACCTGACCTTCGCGATCACGGTCGACTCGCACTGCATCGACCCGCAGCAGGTCGGCAACAACGACGCCATCGCCGCGGCCCGGCAGACCGTCGCGTCGCTCACGGCGCAGGACCCGGAGTCGGGCGAGATCCTGCCGTGGCTCGCGGAGAGCTGGGAGGTGAACGACGACGCGTCGAGCTACACCTTCCACCTGCGCGACGACGCGACCTACGCCGACGGCACGCCGATCGACGCCGAGTCGGTCAAGACCAACTTCGACGCGATCGTCGCCCTCGGTGCGACGGCGTCGCTCGGGTCGCAGTACCTCGTCGGCTACGAGGGCACGACGGTCACGGACCCGCAGACCCTCACGGTCGACTTCGCAGCGCCGAGCGCCCAGTTCCTCCAGGCCACCTCGACCTTCTCGCTCGGCCTCCTCGCGCCGTCGTCGGCCGACCTGAGCGTCGAGGACCGCTGCGCCGGCAAGTTCGTCGGCTCCGGCCCGTTCTCCGTGAAGTCCTACACGCAGGACCAGGAGATCGTGCTCGAGAAGGTCGCGGGCTACGCGTGGGGCTCGGAGGCCAACGACCACCAGGGCGAGGCCTACCTCGACACGGTGACGTTCAAGGTCATCCCCGAGGCGAGCGTGCGCAGCGGCAGCCTGGTCTCCGGTCAGATCGACGCCACGGCCGCGATCTCGACGGTCGACCTCCCGCAGTTCGACGGGAACGGGTTCTGGCTCGAGTACCGCGCCAACCCGGGCGTCGTGTTCAACCTCTTCCCCAACGAGTCGAGCCCGCTCGCGGGCGACGAGGCCGTGCGCACCGCGATCCTCAAGGGCATCGACCGCGAGCAGATCGCGGACACCGTGCTGAGCGAGCAGGACGAGCCGGCCACGAGCGTCCTGTCCCACTCGACGCCGCTCTACGAGAGCGTCGCGGACGAGCTCGCCTACGACCCGGAGGGCGCGAAGAAGATCCTCGACGACGCGGGCTGGGTCGAGGGCGCCGACGGCGTCCGGGAGAAGGACGGCCAGAAGCTCTCGACGACCGTGACGTTCTGGCAGGTGCCGGAGCCGCTCGAGCTGGTCCAGCAGCAGCTCGCGCAGATCGGCGTCGACCTCCAGCTCCAGCACGTGACCGTCGCGGAGTCGCAGGCGATCAAGGAGAGCGGCGACTTCGACTTCGACTACTACAACCTCACGCGCTCCGACCCGGACGTGCTGCGGACGATCTTCTCGGCCAACGCGCGCAACATCAACCAGCGCGACGCGGAGGAGGTCGACGACCTGCTCGACGCGTCGGCCGCGGCGACCGACCCGGCCGAGCGGCAGGAGCTCGTCACGGAGGCGTCGCGCCTCCTGGTCCAGAAGGGCCACGCGATCCCGGTCTACGAGCTGTCGACGACCATCGCGGCGGCCGACACGGTCCACGGCCTGACGTTCGAGGCGTCGTCGCGCCTCGACTTCTACGACGCCTGGGTCACCCAGGGCTGA
- a CDS encoding rhodanese-like domain-containing protein: MTTPPLQTAADAATKVADGALLIDVRSAGGRAAHGEIPGATLADRHDLDALFGPADNPAISLDTPVVVVCGSPNGSGPVAAALAERGYTNVSHVDGGFPAWKDAGLPASDPVEAPAEPTTPARS; encoded by the coding sequence ATGACCACCCCGCCCCTCCAGACCGCGGCCGACGCCGCCACCAAGGTCGCCGACGGCGCCCTGCTGATCGACGTGCGCTCGGCGGGCGGCCGCGCCGCGCACGGCGAGATCCCCGGCGCGACGCTCGCCGACCGCCACGACCTCGACGCGCTGTTCGGCCCCGCCGACAACCCGGCGATCTCGCTCGACACGCCCGTCGTCGTCGTGTGCGGCTCGCCGAACGGCTCCGGACCCGTCGCCGCGGCGCTCGCCGAGCGCGGGTACACGAACGTCTCGCACGTCGACGGCGGGTTCCCGGCCTGGAAGGACGCCGGCCTCCCGGCGTCCGACCCGGTCGAGGCCCCCGCGGAGCCGACGACACCCGCCCGGTCCTGA
- a CDS encoding LLM class flavin-dependent oxidoreductase → MSSHQHPHPTAAPGGPRPASGRVPLSVLDLAIVPEGATGQDAVRRAVGLARDLDRLGYHRVWYAEHHLSPGVGSASPAVLAAAVAARTERIRVGSGAVLLSTTSPLVAAEQFGTIAALHPGRVDLGLGRAFTPPKGTGGSDGPLRAARSVPTGPRVVEGLYVPGAPPSNLNDSVLRERILAQKRIVGASRTPVSFRDELDLVLGLRAGTYRDEHGTPYVSPPVEGADWDLWVLASSPGESARVAGELGLPIAANYHVAPSATIDTVAAYREAFRPGVLDEPYVVVSADVLVADTIERARELATPFADWVLSIRSGADGAIAYPEPGTSPAWEERPEAERALVADRVDTRIVGDPETVVQRLETLRRATGADELLVTTATHDADDARRSFELLAEHWFAAGSTATTDVVPALATTR, encoded by the coding sequence ATGTCGTCCCACCAGCACCCGCACCCGACCGCCGCTCCCGGCGGGCCGCGACCGGCGTCCGGCCGCGTCCCGCTGTCCGTCCTCGACCTCGCGATCGTGCCCGAGGGGGCGACGGGCCAGGACGCGGTGCGCCGCGCCGTCGGGCTCGCGCGCGACCTCGACCGGCTCGGCTACCACCGGGTCTGGTACGCCGAGCACCACCTGTCGCCCGGCGTCGGCTCCGCGTCGCCCGCCGTGCTCGCCGCGGCCGTCGCGGCCCGGACCGAGCGCATCCGCGTCGGCAGCGGCGCGGTGCTGCTCAGTACGACGAGCCCGCTCGTCGCCGCCGAGCAGTTCGGGACGATCGCCGCGCTGCACCCGGGCCGGGTCGACCTCGGGCTCGGGCGGGCCTTCACGCCGCCGAAGGGGACCGGCGGCTCCGACGGTCCGCTGCGGGCCGCGCGGTCCGTCCCGACCGGGCCGCGCGTCGTCGAGGGGCTCTACGTCCCCGGTGCGCCGCCGTCGAACCTCAACGACTCCGTGCTGCGTGAGCGGATCCTCGCGCAGAAGCGCATCGTCGGGGCGTCGCGCACGCCGGTCAGCTTCCGCGACGAGCTCGACCTCGTGCTCGGCCTGCGTGCCGGGACGTACCGCGACGAGCACGGGACGCCGTACGTGAGCCCGCCCGTCGAGGGCGCCGACTGGGACCTGTGGGTCCTCGCGTCGAGCCCCGGCGAGAGCGCGCGCGTCGCGGGCGAGCTCGGCCTGCCGATCGCCGCGAACTACCACGTGGCGCCGTCGGCGACGATCGACACGGTCGCCGCCTACCGCGAGGCGTTCCGTCCGGGCGTGCTCGACGAGCCGTACGTCGTCGTGTCCGCCGACGTGCTCGTCGCCGACACGATCGAGCGGGCGCGCGAGCTCGCGACGCCGTTCGCCGACTGGGTGCTCTCCATCCGCAGCGGCGCCGACGGCGCGATCGCCTACCCCGAGCCGGGCACCTCGCCCGCGTGGGAGGAGCGCCCGGAGGCCGAGCGAGCGCTCGTCGCCGACCGCGTCGACACGCGCATCGTCGGCGACCCGGAGACGGTCGTCCAGCGGCTCGAGACCCTGCGCCGCGCGACCGGCGCCGACGAGCTGCTCGTCACCACCGCGACCCACGACGCCGACGACGCACGCCGCTCGTTCGAGCTGCTCGCCGAGCACTGGTTCGCCGCCGGCTCCACCGCCACCACCGACGTCGTCCCTGCGCTCGCCACCACCCGCTGA
- a CDS encoding NADPH-dependent oxidoreductase, protein MTIAPAPAAADAPAPPADPATLATPPHDTHGSRAAVAARYGVDPGSVEDVAPGATEGLAPAVVRPGTVLATQLGHRTVRRYRTDPLADHVVPTLVAAAQSAPTSSNLQLWSVVAVTDPARKDRLAALAGDQDHVRTAPLLLVWLADVARARALGERQGVRLEATDYLETTVVAFLDAALAAQNAVVAAESLGLGTVYIGALRNHPAQVAAELGLPEGVVAVVGLVVGHPDPAGGERVKPRLPQAAVLHAERYHGDQAEHVAAYEERIAPFYRDEGLDGGWHDRVVDRLRVPGALRGRAHLRPTLAALGFPSK, encoded by the coding sequence GTGACGATCGCTCCCGCACCTGCCGCCGCGGACGCCCCGGCTCCGCCCGCAGACCCCGCGACGCTCGCCACGCCGCCCCACGACACCCACGGCTCCCGCGCTGCGGTCGCGGCGCGGTACGGCGTGGACCCCGGCTCCGTCGAGGACGTCGCGCCGGGCGCGACCGAGGGACTGGCACCCGCCGTGGTCCGTCCCGGCACCGTCCTCGCGACGCAGCTCGGTCACCGGACGGTGCGCCGCTACCGCACCGACCCGCTGGCCGACCACGTCGTCCCGACGCTCGTCGCCGCCGCGCAGTCCGCGCCGACGTCGTCGAACCTCCAGCTCTGGAGCGTCGTCGCCGTCACCGACCCCGCGCGCAAGGACCGGCTCGCGGCGCTCGCGGGCGACCAGGACCACGTACGCACCGCGCCGCTGCTGCTCGTGTGGCTCGCGGACGTCGCGCGGGCGCGCGCCCTCGGCGAGCGCCAGGGCGTCCGGCTCGAGGCCACCGACTACCTCGAGACGACCGTCGTGGCGTTCCTCGACGCCGCGCTCGCCGCGCAGAACGCCGTCGTCGCGGCCGAGTCCCTCGGCCTCGGCACCGTGTACATCGGCGCGCTGCGCAACCACCCCGCGCAGGTCGCGGCGGAGCTCGGCCTGCCCGAGGGCGTCGTGGCGGTCGTCGGGCTCGTGGTCGGCCACCCCGACCCCGCGGGCGGCGAGCGCGTCAAGCCGCGGCTGCCGCAGGCGGCGGTGCTGCACGCCGAGCGCTACCACGGCGACCAGGCGGAGCACGTCGCGGCGTACGAGGAGCGCATCGCGCCCTTCTACCGCGACGAGGGGCTCGACGGCGGCTGGCACGACCGCGTCGTCGACCGCCTGCGCGTCCCCGGCGCCCTCCGCGGGCGCGCCCACCTGCGACCCACGCTCGCCGCGCTCGGGTTCCCGTCCAAGTAA
- a CDS encoding amino acid ABC transporter permease, translated as MSTVSLPQDESRQLAPPSGRHPADPRAGSHGVHDALPLESLRIVPARHPGRWVATAGVAVLLAMVVSSLVTNDRWEWDVVATYLTWPSILEGAWATIRLTLVASVVGFALGTVLALMRLSRSPLLQSVSWTYTWVFRSVPLLLQLLLWYNLAYLYPYLSVGIPFGPEFLYFDTLSVIDKFWAAILGLGLSQAAYSAEIVRAGILSVDQGQQEAAASLGIPKRRQVSRIILPQAMRSIIPTAVNEVIGLLKGTSIVYVLAYGELFYIVSVIYGRNGRVVPLLIVASIWYLVLTTLITVVQYYVERHYAKGAVRTLPPTPVQKARWTVLVWASRLSGRPVPDSVPPAYAARARVGVLTRTARTSGGAA; from the coding sequence ATGAGCACCGTGTCGCTCCCGCAGGACGAGTCCCGCCAGCTCGCGCCGCCGTCGGGCCGGCACCCCGCCGACCCGCGCGCCGGCTCGCACGGGGTCCACGACGCGCTCCCGCTCGAGAGCCTGCGCATCGTCCCCGCCCGGCACCCGGGCCGCTGGGTCGCCACGGCCGGCGTCGCGGTGCTGCTCGCGATGGTCGTCAGCTCGCTCGTGACGAACGACCGCTGGGAGTGGGACGTCGTCGCGACGTACCTCACCTGGCCCTCGATCCTCGAGGGCGCGTGGGCCACGATCCGGCTCACGCTCGTCGCGTCGGTCGTCGGGTTCGCGCTCGGCACCGTCCTCGCGCTCATGCGTCTGTCGCGCTCACCGCTCCTGCAGTCGGTGTCGTGGACGTACACGTGGGTGTTCCGGTCCGTGCCGCTGCTGCTGCAGCTCCTGCTCTGGTACAACCTCGCCTACCTGTACCCGTACCTGAGCGTCGGCATCCCCTTCGGGCCCGAGTTCCTGTACTTCGACACGCTGTCCGTGATCGACAAGTTCTGGGCCGCGATCCTCGGCCTCGGACTCTCGCAGGCCGCGTACTCGGCGGAGATCGTGCGCGCCGGGATCCTCTCGGTCGACCAGGGGCAGCAGGAGGCGGCGGCCTCGCTCGGCATCCCCAAGCGGCGCCAGGTGAGCCGCATCATCCTGCCGCAGGCGATGCGCTCCATCATCCCCACCGCCGTCAACGAGGTGATCGGGCTCCTCAAGGGCACGTCGATCGTCTACGTCCTCGCGTACGGCGAGCTGTTCTACATCGTGAGCGTCATCTACGGCCGCAACGGCCGCGTCGTGCCGCTGCTCATCGTCGCGTCGATCTGGTACCTCGTGCTGACGACGCTCATCACGGTCGTCCAGTACTACGTCGAGCGGCACTACGCGAAGGGCGCGGTGCGCACGCTGCCACCGACGCCGGTGCAGAAGGCGCGCTGGACGGTCCTGGTCTGGGCGTCGCGGCTCTCCGGCCGGCCGGTGCCCGACTCCGTCCCGCCCGCGTACGCGGCCCGCGCCCGCGTGGGCGTGCTGACGCGCACCGCGCGCACGTCGGGAGGTGCGGCATGA
- a CDS encoding FAD-dependent oxidoreductase codes for MTTSTQHVDHLVVGGGVMGSAAAWQLARRGRDVVLLERFAPGHAHGASHGTSRIYRTTYAEPEYLDLAQEALGLWREVEAETGTELLAVTGGVSHGRRDSAAERRADAIGAAFAARGIEHEWLDPAAAAERWPGLRFEGRVLHEVATAGRLHADRAVAALQGAAAASGADVRHEVAVRHVERVPEGVRVVTDGGDVVARVVVVTVGAWSAGLLGGPRGGLLGQELPLVVTQEQPAHFALAAGASPAGWPAFTHDVGPGTAWPSGVYGLATPGEGVKVGFHGVGPVVDPDRRSYRPEPGQLAALRDYVRTWLPGLDPDAYVPVSCTYTTTPDHDFVLDRRGPVVVGAGFSGHGFKFAPAVGRVLADLATTPDDLPAADRFALARLAALPERTAS; via the coding sequence ATGACCACCAGCACCCAGCACGTCGACCACCTCGTGGTCGGGGGTGGCGTGATGGGCTCGGCCGCCGCGTGGCAGCTCGCCCGGCGCGGGCGCGACGTCGTGCTGCTCGAGCGCTTCGCGCCCGGGCACGCGCACGGCGCCTCGCACGGCACGTCGCGCATCTACCGCACCACGTACGCCGAGCCCGAGTACCTCGACCTCGCGCAGGAGGCGCTCGGCCTGTGGCGCGAGGTCGAGGCGGAGACCGGGACCGAGCTGCTCGCCGTCACCGGCGGCGTGAGCCACGGGCGGCGCGACAGCGCCGCCGAGCGCCGCGCCGACGCGATCGGCGCCGCGTTCGCGGCCCGCGGGATCGAGCACGAGTGGCTCGACCCCGCGGCCGCGGCCGAGCGGTGGCCGGGGCTGCGGTTCGAGGGCCGGGTGCTGCACGAGGTCGCGACGGCCGGACGGCTGCACGCCGACCGCGCCGTCGCGGCCCTCCAGGGCGCGGCCGCCGCGAGCGGGGCCGACGTCCGCCACGAGGTCGCCGTCCGGCACGTCGAGCGCGTCCCCGAGGGCGTGCGCGTCGTGACCGACGGCGGCGACGTCGTCGCGCGGGTCGTCGTCGTGACCGTCGGCGCGTGGAGCGCCGGGCTCCTCGGCGGTCCGAGGGGCGGGCTGCTGGGCCAGGAGCTCCCGCTCGTCGTCACGCAGGAGCAGCCCGCGCACTTCGCGCTCGCCGCGGGCGCGTCGCCCGCGGGGTGGCCGGCGTTCACGCACGACGTCGGCCCGGGAACGGCCTGGCCGAGCGGCGTCTACGGCCTCGCGACCCCGGGCGAGGGCGTCAAGGTCGGCTTCCACGGGGTCGGCCCCGTCGTCGACCCCGACCGGCGCTCCTACCGGCCCGAGCCGGGCCAGCTCGCCGCGCTGCGCGACTACGTGCGCACGTGGCTGCCCGGGCTCGACCCCGACGCCTACGTCCCCGTGAGCTGCACCTACACCACGACACCGGACCACGACTTCGTGCTCGACCGCCGCGGCCCCGTCGTCGTGGGGGCCGGGTTCTCCGGCCACGGCTTCAAGTTCGCGCCGGCGGTCGGCCGCGTGCTCGCCGACCTCGCGACCACCCCCGACGACCTCCCCGCGGCCGACCGGTTCGCGCTCGCCCGCCTCGCCGCACTTCCCGAGAGGACCGCCTCGTGA
- a CDS encoding amino acid ABC transporter ATP-binding protein, protein MSAVGATTAVAPTDVATAGLVEIHGVHKSFGTLEVLRDVSLTVPPGSVTVVLGPSGSGKSTLLRAINHLEKVDKGFISLDGELIGYRRKGNTLRELKEREILGQRTQIGFVFQSFNLFPHLTALENVVEAPVSAQRRRREDVEPEARALLERVGLADKADARPRQLSGGQQQRVAIARALALRPKVLLFDEPTSALDPELVGEVLEVIKDVASTGTTLVVVTHEIGFAREVADTVVFMDDGVVVEQGTPAEVLDRPRHDRTRAFLQKVL, encoded by the coding sequence ATGAGCGCCGTCGGCGCGACCACCGCCGTCGCGCCCACCGACGTGGCGACCGCCGGGCTCGTCGAGATCCACGGCGTCCACAAGAGCTTCGGCACGCTCGAGGTGCTGCGCGACGTGTCGCTCACCGTGCCGCCCGGGTCGGTGACGGTCGTGCTCGGCCCGTCCGGTTCGGGCAAGTCGACGCTGCTGCGCGCGATCAACCATCTGGAGAAGGTCGACAAGGGGTTCATCTCGCTCGACGGAGAGCTCATCGGGTACCGCCGCAAGGGGAACACCCTGCGCGAGCTCAAGGAGCGCGAGATCCTCGGCCAGCGCACGCAGATCGGGTTCGTGTTCCAGAGCTTCAACCTGTTCCCGCACCTCACCGCGCTGGAGAACGTCGTCGAGGCCCCGGTCTCGGCGCAGCGCCGCCGCCGCGAGGACGTCGAGCCCGAGGCCCGGGCGCTGCTCGAGCGCGTCGGGCTCGCGGACAAGGCCGACGCGCGGCCGCGCCAGCTCTCCGGCGGCCAGCAGCAGCGCGTCGCCATCGCCCGCGCGCTCGCCTTGCGGCCCAAGGTGCTGCTGTTCGACGAGCCCACCTCGGCGCTCGACCCCGAGCTGGTCGGGGAGGTGCTCGAGGTGATCAAGGACGTCGCGAGCACGGGCACGACGCTCGTCGTCGTCACGCACGAGATCGGCTTCGCCCGCGAGGTCGCCGACACCGTCGTCTTCATGGACGACGGGGTCGTCGTGGAGCAGGGCACGCCCGCCGAGGTGCTCGACCGCCCGCGTCACGACCGCACCCGGGCCTTCCTCCAGAAGGTCCTCTGA
- a CDS encoding ABC transporter substrate-binding protein, whose product MTATTTRARAPRALAALAVVPLLALAACSGVSTEAPAAADEGAATEESTTSVSDALDVSTSPDQDRIRTTESAEAIALLPDAWKDKDELVVAISAGSAPPLGFLADDDETPIGNETDIAQLVADALGKDLRLEVKAWADWPLALGSGDVDAVISNVTVTEERKETIDFSTYRNDELGWLVGADSDITSITKREDIAGKVVAVGSGTNQEKIVLEWDRLNQEDGLDPIQGPEYYEQFSDVLLALQSGRIETYVGPNASLAYQAAISPQDFSVVGTLNGGWPDTAQIAVATKKGNEVAPAITAAINHAVEDGTYLEVLQRWGLESEAVEESQTNPPGLPKTE is encoded by the coding sequence GTGACCGCAACGACCACCCGCGCCCGCGCCCCCCGCGCGCTCGCCGCCCTCGCCGTCGTGCCCCTGCTGGCGCTCGCGGCCTGCTCCGGGGTGAGCACCGAGGCCCCGGCCGCCGCGGACGAGGGCGCGGCGACCGAGGAGAGCACGACGTCCGTCTCGGACGCCCTCGACGTGAGCACGAGCCCGGACCAGGACCGCATCCGCACCACCGAGTCGGCCGAGGCGATCGCGCTCCTGCCGGACGCCTGGAAGGACAAGGACGAGCTCGTCGTCGCGATCTCCGCCGGCTCCGCGCCGCCGCTCGGCTTCCTCGCCGACGACGACGAGACGCCGATCGGCAACGAGACCGACATCGCGCAGCTCGTGGCCGACGCGCTCGGCAAGGACCTGCGCCTCGAGGTCAAGGCGTGGGCCGACTGGCCGCTGGCGCTCGGCTCGGGCGACGTCGACGCCGTGATCTCCAACGTCACCGTGACGGAGGAGCGCAAGGAGACCATCGACTTCTCCACGTACCGCAACGACGAGCTCGGCTGGCTCGTGGGCGCCGACTCCGACATCACGTCGATCACGAAGCGCGAGGACATCGCGGGCAAGGTCGTCGCCGTCGGCTCCGGGACCAACCAGGAGAAGATCGTGCTCGAGTGGGACCGCCTCAACCAGGAGGACGGCCTCGACCCCATCCAGGGCCCCGAGTACTACGAGCAGTTCTCCGACGTCCTGCTCGCGCTCCAGTCCGGGCGCATCGAGACGTACGTCGGCCCCAACGCGTCGCTCGCGTACCAGGCTGCGATCTCCCCGCAGGACTTCTCGGTCGTCGGCACGCTCAACGGCGGCTGGCCGGACACCGCGCAGATCGCCGTCGCGACGAAGAAGGGCAACGAGGTGGCCCCGGCCATCACCGCCGCGATCAACCACGCCGTCGAGGACGGCACGTACCTCGAGGTGCTCCAGCGGTGGGGCCTGGAGTCCGAGGCCGTCGAGGAGTCGCAGACCAACCCGCCCGGCCTCCCGAAGACGGAGTGA